A window of bacterium contains these coding sequences:
- a CDS encoding type III pantothenate kinase has product MESDDAINESMDADDGTPAPANDSSNARRWHSIGKSLLAIDIGNTKIHIGLFEDKELVSSFSLSSRRLLTSDEFSLMLESLLNRFDRNIQSIEEVVAGSVVPSLNVIIKEAFASYGKKAYFMGEDFPAPIRILYKNPEEVGMDRLANAIACRELYGCPAIIVDFGTAITFDVLSGKGEYLGGIIAPGVEISLQGLFTATARLPKVDIDVPKEVIGKSTKEAIRSGVVFGTVELVEGLIERIKEEMGETIIVLTGGMGEFFAKQVCFSCVVDKFLTLEGLCLAWEKSS; this is encoded by the coding sequence TTGGAATCAGATGATGCAATCAATGAGTCAATGGATGCAGATGATGGGACCCCAGCTCCAGCAAATGATTCCTCAAATGCCCGGAGGTGGCACTCAATAGGAAAGTCTCTCCTCGCCATAGACATAGGGAACACGAAGATACACATCGGCTTATTTGAAGATAAGGAGCTTGTTAGTTCCTTTAGTCTATCATCTCGTCGCTTGCTCACCTCCGATGAGTTCTCGTTAATGCTTGAAAGCCTTCTGAATCGCTTTGATAGGAACATCCAATCCATTGAGGAAGTGGTGGCGGGAAGCGTTGTTCCCTCATTAAATGTAATAATAAAAGAAGCGTTCGCCTCTTACGGAAAGAAAGCCTACTTTATGGGAGAGGATTTCCCAGCGCCGATTCGTATCCTTTACAAAAACCCCGAGGAAGTGGGGATGGACAGATTAGCGAACGCAATTGCCTGTCGTGAGCTCTATGGATGTCCAGCGATTATAGTTGATTTCGGCACCGCTATAACCTTTGATGTCCTCTCCGGGAAAGGGGAATATCTCGGTGGTATAATCGCCCCTGGAGTTGAGATATCTCTTCAGGGATTGTTTACCGCAACTGCCCGCCTTCCAAAAGTAGATATAGATGTTCCCAAGGAGGTAATAGGGAAAAGCACGAAAGAAGCGATAAGAAGCGGAGTCGTCTTCGGGACGGTTGAGTTAGTTGAGGGGTTAATTGAAAGGATTAAGGAGGAAATGGGGGAGACGATAATCGTCTTGACGGGAGGGATGGGCGAATTCTTTGCTAAGCAGGTTTGTTTCTCCTGCGTTGTTGATAAATTTTTAACATTGGAGGGCTTATGCCTTGCCTGGGAAAAGAGTAGTTAG
- a CDS encoding quinate 5-dehydrogenase → MPGKRVVSVSLGSSKRDSRVEIELLGIPYVMERIGTDGDFQKALSLIKELDGNVDAIGLGGIDLYLITGWKKYIIKDAKKLADAAKVTPVTDGAFLKLALEKEAINMLQREGIVNFKEKKVMQITAVDRFGMASALASLAKEIVFGDLMFSFGVRIPMRSIRAVNILGFLFLPFICRLPFKMLYPVGQEQEKPSEPKFVDFFQWADVIAGDFHYIKRYSPPELPGKIIITNTTTKEDVNMLKSKGVKMLITTTPAIQGRSFGVNVWEGAVVSYLGKRADEISEEEFLEVMRSFGWQPRVEVFE, encoded by the coding sequence TTGCCTGGGAAAAGAGTAGTTAGCGTGAGCTTGGGTTCCTCTAAGAGGGATAGCAGAGTGGAGATAGAACTTCTTGGCATCCCTTATGTTATGGAGAGAATAGGAACGGATGGAGATTTCCAGAAAGCCCTCTCTTTGATAAAGGAATTAGATGGGAATGTAGATGCGATTGGGCTGGGGGGAATAGACCTTTATCTTATAACTGGATGGAAGAAATACATAATAAAGGATGCAAAGAAGCTCGCTGATGCGGCGAAGGTCACCCCGGTGACCGATGGTGCTTTCTTAAAGCTTGCCTTGGAAAAGGAAGCTATAAATATGCTCCAAAGGGAAGGGATAGTGAATTTCAAGGAGAAGAAGGTTATGCAGATAACGGCTGTTGATAGATTCGGGATGGCTTCAGCTCTTGCTTCTTTGGCAAAGGAGATTGTTTTCGGGGACTTGATGTTTTCCTTCGGTGTCCGCATCCCCATGCGTTCAATAAGAGCGGTTAATATTCTGGGTTTCCTTTTCCTCCCCTTTATCTGCAGGCTTCCCTTCAAAATGCTATATCCAGTTGGGCAGGAGCAAGAGAAGCCTTCAGAGCCGAAATTCGTTGATTTCTTCCAATGGGCTGATGTGATTGCGGGAGATTTTCATTACATAAAACGCTATTCTCCTCCCGAGCTTCCCGGAAAGATAATCATAACAAATACAACCACGAAAGAAGATGTTAACATGCTAAAAAGTAAAGGAGTTAAGATGTTGATAACTACAACTCCTGCTATACAGGGAAGGAGTTTTGGGGTGAATGTTTGGGAGGGGGCTGTGGTGAGCTATTTGGGGAAGAGGGCGGACGAGATAAGCGAGGAGGAATTCTTGGAGGTCATGCGTTCCTTCGGCTGGCAACCGAGGGTGGAGGTGTTTGAGTGA